One Cryobacterium roopkundense genomic region harbors:
- a CDS encoding FAD-dependent oxidoreductase: MSQPFRAPDGGRVERGVVIPFLYNGVQLQGYRGDTLGSALLAAGVHSVTSSIKFGRSRGIAAAGAEDPSGVVQIDAPFPDPMQLAATTELCPGLVAHGVPGQGKLADVVDPARYDSVHLHVDVLVVGSGPAGLVAAITAARAGLRVALVDEQSEAGGSLLGSRQLINDVPGPLWAERLVEELRGNDRVTHLQRTTVFGVYDDGLALAVQRRTDHLGTDSPSGSLRQRVCRIRALQTVVATGAHERPVVFADNDRPGIMLAHAARTFLNRYAVRVGSAACVFTTNDSAYTAAFELHDSGVPVVGIIDARRVIAAEWLDGAAERGIPVHPGSVVTGTDGDDRVCGVSFAPLGEGHVGVSTRVAADTLLVSGGWNPAVHLYSQAGGSLAYVAALGAFLPSSPVRGLAVVGSAGGHFSLTDVLNDARVVAEGLVDELGGGAGEPVVARGSESGDSDARPGLVLWFVPSGPAATLHTHFVDLQRDATVADISRAIGAGMHSVEHIKRYTTIGTAHDQGKTSGVIASGIAAVLLGRPIAELGTTKFRPPYTPVAFATLAGRNRGDLFDPVRVTSVHDWHVEHGARFEDVGQWRRPWFYPKASEDMAAAVLRECSAVRSGVGMLDGTTLGKIDVQGADAGAFLDMLYTNLMSSLKVGSIRYGVMCGVDGMVIDDGTVLRLADDRFLVYTTTGGAAKVLDWMEEWLQTEWPHLRVHLASVTEQWVTFPVVGPKSRSLIGGLFPDVDTSNEAFPFMTWRDTELDGVPVRLARVSFSGELAYEVSAMSWYGLALWERIYDAGQWHDLTPYGTETMHVLRAEKGYPIIGQDTDGTMTPQDLGMSWVVSKKKLDFIGKRSFARIANNDPTRPQLVGVLPDDPKTLLPEGTQLVVADSLQQVPVPMHGFVSSSYRSAALGRTFALAFVNGGHSRHGERLNAVVDGRLVPVTLGSHVLFDPEGVRRDG, from the coding sequence ATGAGCCAGCCATTCCGAGCACCCGACGGCGGTCGAGTCGAACGCGGCGTCGTCATCCCGTTTCTCTACAACGGGGTCCAGTTGCAGGGATACCGGGGCGACACCCTCGGCTCGGCATTGCTTGCGGCTGGAGTGCATTCCGTCACCAGCAGCATTAAATTCGGACGAAGCCGCGGGATCGCCGCCGCAGGCGCCGAAGACCCCAGCGGTGTCGTGCAGATTGACGCTCCGTTTCCCGATCCCATGCAGCTTGCGGCTACCACGGAGCTCTGCCCGGGGTTGGTGGCCCACGGCGTGCCCGGCCAAGGAAAACTGGCCGACGTGGTCGACCCCGCCCGCTACGACTCTGTGCATCTGCACGTGGACGTGCTCGTTGTCGGATCAGGGCCGGCCGGGCTGGTCGCGGCGATCACGGCCGCCCGTGCGGGCCTCCGAGTGGCCCTCGTGGACGAACAGTCTGAGGCAGGGGGAAGCCTGCTGGGCAGCCGACAACTGATCAACGACGTGCCGGGACCGCTCTGGGCAGAACGACTGGTGGAGGAACTCCGCGGTAACGACCGGGTCACGCACCTGCAGCGGACGACGGTGTTCGGTGTCTACGACGACGGGCTGGCGCTCGCCGTGCAGCGACGCACGGATCACCTCGGCACGGATTCGCCATCCGGGTCCCTTCGCCAGAGAGTGTGTCGCATCCGGGCGTTGCAGACCGTTGTCGCGACCGGGGCGCACGAACGTCCCGTGGTGTTTGCAGACAACGACAGGCCGGGGATCATGCTCGCCCATGCGGCGCGCACGTTCCTCAACCGTTACGCCGTTCGCGTCGGCAGCGCCGCGTGCGTCTTCACCACGAACGACAGCGCCTACACGGCAGCATTCGAGCTGCACGATTCCGGCGTGCCGGTCGTGGGCATCATCGATGCCCGGCGGGTGATCGCGGCGGAGTGGCTGGATGGCGCGGCCGAACGCGGCATTCCGGTGCACCCGGGCAGCGTCGTGACGGGGACGGATGGCGACGATCGCGTCTGCGGAGTGTCGTTCGCGCCCCTCGGGGAAGGGCATGTCGGCGTGTCCACTCGGGTGGCAGCGGATACCCTCCTGGTCAGCGGCGGCTGGAACCCCGCCGTCCATCTCTACAGCCAGGCCGGTGGCAGCCTGGCCTACGTCGCCGCGCTCGGGGCTTTTCTCCCGAGTTCGCCGGTGAGAGGCCTGGCCGTGGTGGGATCGGCCGGCGGACATTTCTCCCTGACCGATGTGTTGAACGACGCGCGCGTGGTTGCCGAGGGTCTGGTGGACGAGCTCGGGGGTGGGGCGGGAGAGCCCGTCGTGGCCAGGGGCAGCGAATCCGGTGACAGCGACGCGCGGCCGGGGCTCGTGCTCTGGTTTGTGCCGTCCGGACCGGCGGCGACTCTGCACACGCACTTCGTCGACCTGCAACGGGACGCGACCGTGGCCGATATCTCTCGTGCCATCGGAGCGGGCATGCACTCTGTCGAGCACATCAAGCGATACACCACGATCGGGACCGCACACGATCAGGGGAAGACCTCCGGTGTCATCGCCTCCGGAATCGCGGCGGTCCTCCTCGGGCGGCCCATCGCGGAGCTGGGTACAACAAAATTCCGCCCGCCGTACACACCCGTGGCCTTCGCGACGCTGGCCGGACGAAACCGCGGGGACCTGTTCGACCCCGTTCGCGTGACCAGTGTGCACGACTGGCATGTCGAACACGGCGCGCGGTTCGAGGACGTGGGGCAGTGGAGGCGGCCCTGGTTCTACCCGAAGGCCAGTGAGGACATGGCGGCGGCCGTGCTGCGTGAATGCAGCGCGGTGCGCTCGGGTGTCGGCATGCTCGATGGCACGACGCTCGGCAAGATCGATGTGCAGGGAGCGGACGCGGGCGCGTTTCTCGACATGCTCTACACAAATTTGATGAGCTCCCTCAAGGTGGGTTCTATTCGGTACGGCGTGATGTGTGGCGTCGACGGCATGGTGATCGACGACGGGACAGTGCTGCGCCTGGCGGACGACCGCTTCCTCGTGTACACGACGACGGGTGGCGCAGCAAAAGTACTGGACTGGATGGAGGAGTGGCTGCAAACTGAATGGCCGCATCTTCGGGTGCACCTCGCGTCGGTCACCGAACAGTGGGTGACATTTCCGGTGGTGGGGCCGAAGTCACGGAGTCTCATTGGAGGGCTGTTTCCCGATGTGGACACGTCCAACGAGGCCTTTCCGTTCATGACCTGGCGTGACACGGAGTTGGACGGTGTGCCGGTCCGGCTTGCGCGCGTGAGTTTCTCCGGCGAACTGGCCTACGAGGTGAGCGCGATGAGCTGGTACGGGCTGGCCCTCTGGGAGCGCATCTACGATGCGGGCCAGTGGCACGACCTGACTCCCTACGGCACCGAAACCATGCATGTTCTGCGGGCGGAGAAGGGCTACCCGATCATCGGGCAGGACACGGACGGAACGATGACGCCGCAGGACCTCGGCATGTCCTGGGTTGTCTCCAAGAAGAAGCTTGATTTCATCGGTAAGAGATCGTTCGCCCGGATCGCCAACAACGATCCCACCCGTCCGCAGCTGGTCGGGGTACTGCCCGATGATCCCAAAACCCTCCTGCCGGAGGGAACACAGTTGGTCGTGGCGGATTCCCTGCAGCAGGTGCCCGTTCCGATGCACGGATTCGTCTCGTCGAGCTACCGGAGCGCCGCGTTGGGGCGCACCTTCGCGCTGGCCTTCGTGAACGGAGGCCATTCCCGGCACGGCGAGAGGCTCAATGCGGTCGTCGACGGCCGGCTCGTACCGGTGACGCTGGGGAGCCACGTGCTATTTGACCCTGAAGGAGTCCGACGTGATGGATGA
- a CDS encoding sarcosine oxidase subunit delta yields MQLIECPWCGPREEVDFSYGGQAHVPYPENSLDLSDEQWAHYVFFRDNTKGAFRERWMHSAGCRRWFNAVRDTTTYRFLAVYALDEKAPVIP; encoded by the coding sequence ATGCAGCTCATTGAATGCCCGTGGTGTGGCCCACGCGAAGAGGTCGACTTCTCCTACGGAGGCCAGGCCCATGTGCCCTATCCGGAGAACTCCCTCGACCTGTCGGATGAGCAGTGGGCGCACTACGTCTTCTTCCGCGACAACACGAAGGGCGCCTTCCGGGAACGCTGGATGCACTCGGCCGGGTGTCGACGCTGGTTCAACGCGGTGCGGGACACGACAACGTATCGCTTCCTGGCCGTCTACGCACTCGATGAGAAAGCGCCGGTGATTCCATGA